The DNA segment CTGGTTTAGCATTCCGGGCTGTAGAAGCTGATTCTGGGGCGATTGGGGGTTCTGGTTCTACAGAATTTATGGTATTAGCGGATGCAGGAGAAGATGAAGTTCTCTACACTGAAGATGGCAAATATGCCGCTAACGTAGAAAAAGCCGTTTCTTTACCAGTTGATGCGGAAGTTTCACCATTTACAAGTTATGAAAAACGGGAAACACCAGGAACAGAAACCATAGAAAAAGTTTGTAATTTTCTCAAATGTTCTCCTACGCAAATTGTCAAAAATGTTCTTTATCAAACAGTTTATGATAATGGCATGACGGTTTTGGTATTGGTGAATATTCGAGGTGACCAGGAAGTTAATGAAGTCAAGTTGCAGAATGAATTGACCAAATTAGCGGTTAATTATAGTGCTAAAGCTATTATTTCTTTGGATGTACCCAATGCCGAAATGCAGCAAACATGGGCAGCTAAATCTTTACCTTTAGGTTATATTGCGCCTGATATTGAAGATGAATATATTACTGCTAATAAACAGTTGCATTCCCAGTTTCTGCGGTTAGTGGATAAAACAGCCGTTGATTTAGAAAACTTTGTTACCGGTGCAAATGAGACTGGCTATCACGTAGTTGGGGCGAATTGGAATCAGCAATTTAAACTACCAAGCTTAAAAGTAGATATACGCAAGGCTAAACCAGGCGATCGCGCGGTTCATAACCCTGAGCAAACCTTGCAAACAGCTAGAGGAATTGAAGTAGGGCATATTTTCCAACTGGGGACAAAATACTCCCAAGCCATGAGCGCAACGTATACAAACGAACAAGGAGAAGAAAATCCTTTATTCATGGGTTGCTATGGACTAGGTGTATCCAGGTTAGCACAATCGGCTGTAGAGCAATCTTATGATAAAGATGGGATTATTTGGCCAGTTGCGATCGCACCTTATCACGCGATCGTGACAATTCCCAACATTAAAGATGCTCAACAAGTCGAAATTGCCCAAAAACTTTACACTGAACTGAATAAAGCAGGTGTAGAAACATTACTTGATGACCGAGACGAACGCGCCGGGGTAAAATTCAAAGATGCCGATTTAATTGGTATACCTTACAGAATAGTTACAGGTCGAGCTATTAACAATGGCAAAGTTGAAATAGTAAAACGCGCCACCCGTGAAACTCAAGAAATAGCCATTGAGGAAGTTGTAAATACACTCCAACAGTGGATTAAATCAGCGCTAGAAGCATAACATACATCTCTTGTGGGGCAGGCATACTTCGACAAGCTCAGTACAAGTCTTGCCTGCCCTTGATACCAAAATGGCTAAAGACAAATTTCACGATGCTGTCAAAAACGCCTTAATTAAAGAAGGTTGGACGATAACAAATGATCCCTTATTCATTTTATTTGGGGGAGTAGATTTATATGTAGACTTGGGAGCAGAAAAAATGCTTGCAGCCCAAAAAGATAATCAAAAAATAGCAGTTGAGATAAAAAGCTTTCTTGGTGATTCTACAATATCTGAATTTCACCAAGCGCTTGGACAATTGCTAAATTATCGTTTAATTTTACGGCGAAAGGAACCAGAGAGAGTTTTATATTTAGCAGTTCCTCTTGATATTTACGAAAGTTTTTTTAAGCTAGAATTTACACAAATTGCTATTACAGATTATCAGTTAAAAATTATTGTTTATAATATTGAGCAGGAGGTAATAAGTCAATGGATAAATTAGAAAAATATCGTAATTATATTGAAAATATACTAAAAGAATACAGTCAATATAAACCCTCTTATGGAGATGTAGAATTACAGTTAGTTATTGATAGAGAAAATAACCATTATCAGTTAATGACTGTAGGTTGGGATAGTGAAAAGCGCATTTACGGGATTATGCTACATATCGATATTAAAGACGGGAAAATTTGGATACAACATAATGGAACTGAGAGAAGAATTGCTCAAGATTTATTAGATTTAGGTGTACCCAAACAAGATATTGTGTTAGCCTTTCACTCACCAACGAGAAGAAAGTATACTGATTTTGCTGTAAGTTAAAGTTTTATACTAAAATTACGTAGGTTTAATTACTTTCCAACACCTATGAGTCAATGTCTCAACCCAAATTGTCCATATCAAAATCCATGTTTTCTTTCTTTTCAAATTCAATTTGATTTTTATTATAAGAATCATTAAGCTCTGTTAATAAGCTATACTCTTCAAATAGCTTTTCGATTCTTTCCAGTGTTATATTCATAGTTAGAGACTCATAATGGTCACTGTTTATTCTGTCTCCATGCTCATTGAAAATATACCGCTTATCAATGTGTACTTTCATTTGGCTGTATAAATTTTGGACTATTTTTTTATAAGCATTAAATTTTTCATCATCCTGAAGTATTTCTCTACTAAGAAGCATAATATCTAATTTTGTGTTGATAATTAGTTCTTCAATACTTAGCCTTACATATGTTTTGGATTGTTCATTTTTTCTTTCACGTTGTTTGTCATAACCTAGGCTTACATATGTTTTGGATTGTTCATCTTGTTCTTCACGTTGTTTGTCATATAATCGTGGCATTTGATCAAGTAGAGAAATTAAAGCTATATAAGATTTAGAAATTATATCTATATGTTTGCTTGTCAATATTCCAACTTGTTTAAGAGCTGATTCATATATATAATTATTTTTAATTTGATTAACTTGATTATAAATTTTATTCATTTGTGATTTAGTTAAAACTTCGTTTAGATATTTCAGTATTTCTTCTAAATTATGTAAGTGATTTTCCATACTTGCAATAATTATTCTTGTTACCTTCTTTTGTTCCTGATTTTTTTTGAAACTTTCTAAAAATCTATTGGCAACATATATACTTATTACTGATCCGCTAGTTATTATGATTTGTGCAATTATTTGATTTGTGTTTTCCATATTAAATTTTGTTATAAAAATCCTAAAAATATATGTAGATAAAAACGGGCAAATCAAAAAAAGTAATGAAGGTAAAACGATGGGTCTATTACTAAACCATTGAACTATTATTTTAAATATGTCAATATTAGAGTTTATTTTGATAGCCTGCCAAATTAGCCATAAACCTATCAGACTTGTTAAAAATAAACTCCAAATGAGTTCTGAGGTTAAATTCATGTAATGCTTAGAACCTTTAAGCGAATTAGTTAAAATTGTATCACTCAGGCTTTAATCTTCTATTCCAGCATCCCGTAATCGTTTTTCCAACTCTTGTAAACGTTGCAAAGCAGCTTCCTTTTCTCGCCTTTCTTGTTCTACCAACTCAAACCCCCACAATAATAAATTCCCCTGTTTATCCCACCACCTCAACCAGTAACCTTCACGATTTTCTCGTTTTCCTGACCACATACCAATAAATAATTCCATTTCCTCCAACCAATAACGGTTATTCTCGTCAGGGGAACGTAACTCATATTTCCCCGACTCGTGTAAACGATGCACCTCTAAAACACCGTTGTCAGGTTCAAAAATTAGGTAATTGGGAACCTGCAAAACTTGTTCGTAAAAAAACCATTTCCCAGGAGGATAAGTCAGTTTATTAGAATATTCACTACCATCAGTATCTGAGAGAAATTCCATCACCACAACGGGAATTTCCCCCTGTTTATGAGGGGTATAGCTACGTTTTATTTGCTGTCTAGGTACAGTAATTCGTGGCACGTAAGCCCAATCAGGTGCTTTCACCACAATTTTGTCATTTACTGTGGCACAGATGCCATAATTGGTTGTAGCGAGGGCGTGTTCTGGAAGTTTTCCCGCCAGTTGTAGGCTTTCAGTCAGTGCAGCTGCTAGAGATGGTTGATTGACATTATCCACAGGTTGATCATCTAGAATGAAATCTTCGGGTAAAATTTCCCAGGTAATCTTGTGGGTCGAAGCAGTGACAATCATAGCAACCACAAATGAGGGATTAATTATTAATATAATATAATTTTTTAATGGGTAGTTTGTGTTAACCTTAATAAACACAACGCAGAATTTCAAATTATTTCAATATCTAGATTTGATCACTGAAATCTAGAACTTGAGAAGATTTAAGTATAAATTTATGTAAATATTTTCCTGCCATTTTCAGGAAACTGCCATTGAGAATTTGATTATATACAAGAGAAAGCAGAAGTACATAGAAGCTTAGATACTTCATACCTGTGGATATTTAATTTCACCAATATTGAGGATGCAGTGTCTGAAATATTTTATTGTCATCCTTGTTAGTATCCGTATTTCAAGAAACGATTATATTTAAATCAAGGTTTAGGTGACGGACTAGAACTGTCAACCTAAAATTAAAGATGAAATAAAGTTAATATGGGTGCAGGATGACAAATCGCTGAAATAGCCTAACCCAGAGGATTCCTAATCTTAAACCCCAATTTGGGATGAAAACAGGCAAAATATCAAGTCAGCAGAATTTTCATAAATCAAAACATCTTTAGATTTTAAGAAACTCCCCACGCCTCCATATCGTCTTTAAGCAGGCTGCTTCTCTGAAACACACTATATTAGCTTCTGTCAGGAAGGTTTTAAACATGAACGACCAACAAGGATCTAACCGTATTTCTTCAGGTGTAATTGCAGCAGTCTCAGCAGCAGTTGTAGCGGTGGGTGGTGGTGTAGCTTGGCTTGCTTCCAACCAGTCTCCGACACCAACCAACCCATCTCAAATCATTACACAGCCTAAGCCACCAGCAATTACGCAGCCAGCGCAAGAGCAAAGGCCTAGTGTTTATTGGCTAAAACCAAACGCCACAAGTTTCGATTTGGTTCCCCAGCCAGTTGAAGTAGCTGCTACACAACCCAACCAAGTCTTAGAAAGTGCTTTTCAAGCTTTATTAGACGGACCAACAGAAGGTACGGATTCTACAACCATTCCCCAAGGAACCAAATTGTTAGGGCTGAAGAGGGAAAATGATGAGGTTCACGTTAATTTATCTGATAATTTCACAACGGGTGGCGGTAGTGCCTCAATGATTGGTCGCATCGGACAAGTTGTTTATACTGCTACAACACTAGATCCAAACGCTAAAGTGTACATAGAGGTAGAAGGGGAACAGTTGGATGTTTTAGGTGGCGAAGGTGTGGAATTGCAACAGCCATTGACTCGTGAAAGCTTTGAGCAAAATTATCCGCTTTAGTTTAGTCAACAGTTATCAGCTATCAGTTATCAGTTATCAGTCTAGGCACTGGTTACCGTTCACTGATAACTGACAGCAGACTCAACTTTTGGCATTCACCATTCTAGCCTTGTGGCTAGGTAATGATCGCCTCCGGTGGGGCGTAGCCCATCGCACACCCGATTAAACAATTCCAGAATCATAAGACTTTCTACCCGGTAGTAAGCGCAAGTACCTTCACTGCGGCGGCTAAGGATTCCAACTTGCCACATTACCTTCAGGTGTTGGGAAACATTTGCCTTTAAATGACTCACTTGATATATCAATTAATCTTAATCAGGGTTAATTCTCATCAAAGCTTGGCCATATTCCACAGGTTCGCCATTTTGCCGGAGAATTTCCATGATTTGCCCGGATACCTCAGCCTCAATTTCATTCATCAGCTTCATAGCTTCAATGATACAAACTGTTTGACCAACACGGACGCGATCGCCTACTTTCACAAAAGGTGGTTCACCTGGTGCAGGAGCGCTATAATAAGTCCCTACCATCGGGGAAGGTACTTCTACTAATCTCTTATCAATGGTTGATGGGGGATTTGCTGACAACTGCACACTAGAAGTAGTTACAGCACTTTCCAAGACGCGACTTGTTCCCACCTCCACGATTTGATTTGGCGCTGCGGGGGTTTCTCGTGAACTCGATTTACGTACCGTTAGTTCAAAGTCATCGCTTTTGAGCGTTACTTCAGCAATATCTGTTTGGGCGATAGTTGCCAGTAGTTGGCGGATTTCATTAAATTCCAATGGCACAGTTTTTATTACCTCGACCTAACCGTAAATCAAAATTTTAAGTTTGGCAGGGATTTAATCCCTGTATTAGGGATTGAAATCAGAATTGCTTCTGGAAACAGAGCAAACTTATTCCCTGCCTAGATATTTATCTTCACGAGTATCAATTTTGATACGTTCGCCTTGAGCGACAAACAATGGAACCATCACAGTTGCTCCTGTTTCCAGAGTAGCTGGTTTAGTTCCACCTGTAGCCGTATCACCTTTGATACCCGGATCTGTTTGGACAATTTCCAAAACTACAGAGTTGGGTAGTTCCACTTCTAACACTTGCTCACCCCAACGAATCACATTAACTTCCATACCTTCCTTAAGGTATTTTACGCGATCGCCAATTTGCTCCACGGTTAATCTGCTTTCTTCGTAGGTTTCCATATCCATAAAGACAAGCTCATCGCCTTCTTTATAGGTATGCTGCATCGTGCTTTTTTCCAGATTCGCTTGGGGTACTGTTTCCCCAGCTCGGAACGTTTTTTCGACAACGCTGCCATTTTGGACACTTCTGAGTTTTGTCCGTACAAAGGCAGAGCCTTTGCCTGGCTTAACGTGGAGAAATTCGATCACTCGCCATACATTCCCGTCTAATACAATGGATACACCGGGTCGAAAGTCGTTACTAGATATCATGAAGCTTTCAAATTTGGGAAGACAATCGGCATTTATTGTACCCTTCAAGGGTCGTAATTAGTCATTAATCGTCAAGATATAACTTAAGGAACTGGAGAACAAGGGACCCAAACTCATAACTAGACCCAAATTATTCCCATTTAATCCCTAGTGCCTAGTCCCTAATCTCTAATTCCCCCATTACTCAGCACTCGTACTGTGGGAAGATGATTGATGGGTTAAGCCTAGTCAACAATTTCATGTTGCATTTGAGTTATTCCATCATGTTTAACATATTAAAATCTTGGCTGAAGAACAGCCTAATGGCAATATTGTTAGTAACAATATTTTTAGGCATAGGTACATCTGGCTGGACTCCTCCTAGTAATGCCGCCCTGCCAGCTGGAAATGCAATTACTGAGGGCAAGGCTTTATTAAGGTATGCACTCCCCATAGACAATAAACCAGTCCGGCGATTGCAAGCCAGTTTAGAAGATATCGCTACCCAACTGCGGGCAAATCGGCGGTGGGGTGCTATGTCTAGCGATCTAAAAACAGCCTCACGCATTCTCGATAAACCTACCCAAATCCTAGCAAGCGTTCCCGAAGAACGCCAACCCCAAGCCGAAGCTTGGATTGCTGAGTTAAAATCTGGTGTAGATGCACTGCAAGAATCAGTAAAGGTTAAAGACAAAGAACAAATTCTCGCAGGTAGAAACAAACTGCTGGATATAGTCACCCAGTTAGAAGAGTCAATGGTGGAAGAATTCCCCTTTGAAGTGCCTGCCGAGTACAATAACCTCCCTCAACTCAAAGGTCGCGCTACAGTGGCTTTTGAAACCAACAAAGGCGACCTGACTATGGTCGTCGATGGTTATAGCGCCCCTGTGACAGCTGGCAACTTTGTAGATTTAGTCCAGCGAGGTTTTTATGACGGCTTAGAATTTACCCGTTCTGAAGAATCTTACGTCCTCCAAACCGGAGATCCCACGGGAAAAGAAGTAGGTTTCATTGACCCAAAAACTAACAAATACCGTGCCGTTCCTTTAGAAATTTTGGTGGAAGGCGACGAGGAACCCACCTATGGCATTACTCTTGAAGAAGCTGGGCGTTATCTAGATATGCCTGTTTTGCCTTTTTCTTCCTTTGGCGCATTGGCAATGGCTCGCCCCGAAACAGAAGCAAATGGAGGTTCCTCGCAATTTTTCTTCTTTTTGTTTGAGCCAGAACTTACTCCAGCCGGACGAAACCTGTTAGATGGTCGTTATGCCGTTTTTGGTTATCTCACCGAAGGCAAAGAAATTTTGGATAAGCTCAAGGAAGGTGACAAAATTGAATCGGCAACTGTGGTTCAAGGAATCGAAAATTTAGTTCAGCCACAAGCGTAGAAGATGAATGAGACGCGATTCATCGCGTCTGTACAAAAAATGTAGATATGAGCGTTTGAGGAGTGGTTCATTCATACTCCTCTTTTTTTTAATTGAGATTACCTGCGTCTAAAATTTGCTCGACAGCGATCGCTAACTCTGGAAAAGTCTGTGATATTATCTGCTGATTGGCAGTAAACACTGTTTCTTCATACAGTCCTTCCTCCAGTAATAAAACTGAAATTTTCCCCTCTAATGGATCTACAATCCAATATTCAGGAACCTCCAATGCTGCATATTCAGACCGCTTATAGCGATAGTCTCTTTTTACCGACTCTGGACTAACCACCTCTACAATTAACAAAGGCGGTGACTGAAATACTGCCGAAACATTCATCAATTCTCTTGCTTGTTCCAGAGTCACTACACACAAGTCAGTCAAGCGAGACTTAGTTTGACCCGTTCTTACGCCGCTTTCCCGAATACATAGCCAAGGTAAGCTACAACGTTTGATTTCTGCATCCATCACTTGCTCAAGTAATTTGGCAATCAGAAAATGTTGAATAGTCGGCGGATTCATTAACTCTAACCTGCCATCTACCAATTCATAATGAGAACTGTTGCCATCATCATAAGTTAAATACTCCTCAAAAGTGATGCTGGTTACTGGTGTTGTTACCATCCCAACTGACTCCTAGACGATACCTTTATCCTAACTTCAGGGAGCAGGGAGTAAAGAATTTTGGATTTTGGATTTGCAATTTTAGATTGCAGTCTAATCCAAAATCTAAAATCTAAAATCTAAAATTGATTGACTAATGACTAAAGTTCAAGATATTGGCGAACAAGGGGTTTTAGCAAAATTGCAGCGTTTCTGTCCCCCTGGAATGATTGGCGATGATGCAGCAGTACTGTTAACTGCACCAGATAAATCTTTAGTAGTGACAACAGATGTCCTTGTTGATGGCGTGCATTTTAGCAATGTCACCACATCTCCAGAAGATGCAGGTTGGCGGGCTGTGGCTGCTAATTTATCCGATTTGGCCGCAATGGGGGCTTTCCCTATAGGAATTACCGTCGGTTTGGGACTCCCTGGGGAACTTATGGTGAGTTGGGTTGAGCGCTTATACCAGGGAATGACAGAATGCCTCCAGAAATACAATACCGTAATTGTGGGCGGTGACATTGTGCGATCGCCTGTAACCACTATTTCTATTACCGCCTTTGGTCAAGTTGATCCCCAGAAGATTATCCGACGTGATGCGGCTCAAGTGGGTGACGCGATCGTTGTCACAGGTGTTCACGGAGCATCCCACGCTGGCTTACAGTTGCTCTTGCATCCCGAATTAAAGCAAAACCTCACCGATGCCGAACAAAGGATATTCATCACAGCACACCAGCGTCCGCAGCCCAGATTAGATGTTTTACCCACACTCTGGGAAATTCCCACATTCTACCCCCCATCTCCCCATCCCTCTATTGCGGGCATGGACAGCAGCGACGGCTTGGCAGATGCAATTTTGCAAATTTGCCACACCAGTGGTGTTGGCGCTGTGCTAGAAGCCAGCCAAATCCCCTTACCAGCAACTTTTAGCCACTGGCTCACACCAGACCAAGCTCTGGAATATGCCCTTTACGGCGGAGAAGACTTTGAATTAGTCCTGTGCTTACCAGAAGTTATCGCCCATACTTTGGTGACCAAACTCGGTGACCGCGCCGCTATAGTCGGAACCATTACCACAGGTTCCCAAGTAATACTGCACGACCAACAGAAAAAACTCCCCGACCAAGTTTTAACTCTCAGCCGGGGATTTCAACATTTCACTTAATAGCCCACATTCACTAATGACTAAATACTAAGCCCACTTTGCGGCTACTAGTTCTGCCAAATCTAGAACTCGTTGGCTGTAACCCCACTCATTGTCATACCACGCCATCACCTTCACCAAGTCATTACCCATGACGATGGTTAAGCTGGAATCGATAATCGAAGAAGCATCAGTACCTTGATAATCAGAAGATACCAATTGTAGTTCGCTGTAGTCCAAAATCCCTTTGAGTGAACCTTCTGAGGCCTCTTTGAGCGCTTGATTAACTTCTTCAGTAATAGTACGCTTCTCCACCTGAACTACGAAATCTACCATTGAGACGTTTGGGGTAGGTACACGTAAAGCCACACCATTCAGCTTACCTTTAAGGTCTGGGATGACCAGCGCTACTGCTTTTGCCGCACCAGTCGAGGTGGGGACAATGTTAATAGCTGCTGCTCTCGCCCGTCGCAAATCCCGGTGAGAAGCGTCTAGCAAGCGCTGGTCGCCAGTGTAGCTGTGAGTGGTGGTCATCGTGCCTTTGATGATCCCAAATTTATCGTTCAACACTTTCGCTATAGGAGCCAAGCAGTTGGTAGTACAGCTGGCGTTACTAATGACGTGGTGCTGGTTGTGGTCATAGTCGTGATGATTCACTCCCATCACAAAAGTACCATCCTCGTTTTTACCAGGAGCGGTGATCAGAACTTTTTTGGCTCCAGCATTTATATGCTTCTGTGCGCCATCCCGACTGGTAAATACGCCTGTTGCTTCGATAATCAGGTCAATTTCCCACTCTTTCCAGGGCAAGTTTTCCGGGTTGCGATCCGATACGCATTTGATGGTCTTACCGTTAACGATGATCGAATTATCATCGGCGCTAATGTCAGCATTCTTTAACTTCCCAAGCATTGAGTCATACTTTAGGAGGTGAGCATTGGTTCTAGGATCTGATGTGTCGTTAATAGCTATCAGTTCAATGTTGCTATTTTCTCTGCCTACCCAGCAGCGTGCAAAGTTACGTCCAATACGCCCAAAACCATTGATTGCGACTCTAATCACAGTGTCTTACCCTCTGTATTTATGCCTATAAATTGATATCTTTGAACCCAATCATATCGCAAAGGGGGGGGGTATTAATAACCATAAAGTGTTTGATCAATAAAAAAAACACATATTTTATTCAGATTTAGCTGAGTAAAGGCTGTGAGTCGTGATGTACGATCTGACCGATTCTGGGACTAAATAGCGGATTGACTGGTTTTCGCGGCAAAGTTTACGAACTAGACTTGACGAAATTCCTACTAAAGGTATATTCAATAATTGCCAGTGAATAGTCAACGACTGATATGTTAGTTGTTGTTCCACTTGCTTGCAGATTAGCTCGCTTTGAGCTATAGTCTCACCACCTAGCAGTCGGGGTGCGATTAACCAATCGCACATTTGTGCTACTTCGTGTCCACGGTACCAACGGGGTAAGGTTCTAAATGTATCCAAACCCACAATCGAGTACCAGTGAGTATTTGAATAACAACTAGATAAGTCCATCAAGGTATTGATGGCATAGGAAGTCCCAGAGTGTTTTGCCTCTATTCGGGAGACAGTAAATGCTGGGTTTTCTCCCGTGGCTAATTTCAGCATTTGCCAGCGATGTTCAAACAAAATTGCTTTTTTATGAGGAGGGTTTAGTGATGGTACCCAAATTACCTTTTCTAGGGGGACTTGATTCAAAGCTGTTTGGGCTAAGAGTAAGTGTCCCCAATGAATTGGATCAAATGTGCCACCAAAGATTCCTATTTGCTGCATTCAGTCATGCCTAAACTTGATGTGATTTCCCCAGGTTTTAATACAAATATACTATGATGCTCAACTCGCGCCTGAACATGATGCAATTTTAAAACAGTTTCACTACCAATGTATTACTGTAGCCAACACCAGTAAGGATTTGAGAAAGATGTATTTGAAACTACAATATTTTCTATCCCGATGCGGCAGAAACTTCCAGAATAATCTTTATAACAGTTCAGAAATAGCAAAAACCTCCAACAAAGGTAAAATCATTCTCAATCAGCAAAACAATAGAGGAAAATAATCCGAACATCAGGTATAAACAAGATGCAAGCGCAGTTACGGTAAAAATCAAATTCCTGTTATGATACGCGTGTCATTTGTGATTATGGTGTGGTGTAAGAGGGCTAATCAATGAGTAATTATGTAGATTTTAGTGGCAGACCATTTCATTTCATTGGAATTGGTGGCATAGGAATGTCTGCCCTAGCATACGTTCTGGCAAAGCGTCAAATACCAGTATCAGGTTCGGATCTTCGTCCAACCCATATAACGAGCAAATTGGAATCCATCGGAACCAATATTTTTGATAGACAAGAGGCCAGTAATCTCGAATTCTTTCGATCTAGTGAATCAGGTAATAGAGTATTATTAACCTCGTCAGAAATATTAGCTCCTACTAGCAAGTCAACGCTGCCTCAAGTTGTTTGTTCAACAGCAATTAATGACAATAATTTGGAATACAAAGCAGCGCTGGAATTAGGATGTCCAATTTTACATCGTTCAGATGTACTAGCTGCCTTGATTTCAGATTACTATA comes from the Nodularia sp. NIES-3585 genome and includes:
- the proS gene encoding proline--tRNA ligase, producing MRLSKMLFVTLRDDPADAEIPSHKLLLRAGYIRRIGSGIYAYLPLMWRVLQKVSQIVRSEMNATGAQECLLPQLQPAELWKESGRWDTYTKAEGIMFSLIDRREQQLGLGPTHEEVMTTLARDMIRSYRQLPLHLYQLQTKFRDEIRPRFGLMRGREFIMKDGYSFHVDEVSLKETYQDMDKAYRNMLRRSGLAFRAVEADSGAIGGSGSTEFMVLADAGEDEVLYTEDGKYAANVEKAVSLPVDAEVSPFTSYEKRETPGTETIEKVCNFLKCSPTQIVKNVLYQTVYDNGMTVLVLVNIRGDQEVNEVKLQNELTKLAVNYSAKAIISLDVPNAEMQQTWAAKSLPLGYIAPDIEDEYITANKQLHSQFLRLVDKTAVDLENFVTGANETGYHVVGANWNQQFKLPSLKVDIRKAKPGDRAVHNPEQTLQTARGIEVGHIFQLGTKYSQAMSATYTNEQGEENPLFMGCYGLGVSRLAQSAVEQSYDKDGIIWPVAIAPYHAIVTIPNIKDAQQVEIAQKLYTELNKAGVETLLDDRDERAGVKFKDADLIGIPYRIVTGRAINNGKVEIVKRATRETQEIAIEEVVNTLQQWIKSALEA
- a CDS encoding element excision factor XisH family protein; its protein translation is MAKDKFHDAVKNALIKEGWTITNDPLFILFGGVDLYVDLGAEKMLAAQKDNQKIAVEIKSFLGDSTISEFHQALGQLLNYRLILRRKEPERVLYLAVPLDIYESFFKLEFTQIAITDYQLKIIVYNIEQEVISQWIN
- a CDS encoding XisI protein — translated: MDKLEKYRNYIENILKEYSQYKPSYGDVELQLVIDRENNHYQLMTVGWDSEKRIYGIMLHIDIKDGKIWIQHNGTERRIAQDLLDLGVPKQDIVLAFHSPTRRKYTDFAVS
- a CDS encoding Uma2 family endonuclease, translated to MIVTASTHKITWEILPEDFILDDQPVDNVNQPSLAAALTESLQLAGKLPEHALATTNYGICATVNDKIVVKAPDWAYVPRITVPRQQIKRSYTPHKQGEIPVVVMEFLSDTDGSEYSNKLTYPPGKWFFYEQVLQVPNYLIFEPDNGVLEVHRLHESGKYELRSPDENNRYWLEEMELFIGMWSGKRENREGYWLRWWDKQGNLLLWGFELVEQERREKEAALQRLQELEKRLRDAGIED
- a CDS encoding GerMN domain-containing protein; protein product: MNDQQGSNRISSGVIAAVSAAVVAVGGGVAWLASNQSPTPTNPSQIITQPKPPAITQPAQEQRPSVYWLKPNATSFDLVPQPVEVAATQPNQVLESAFQALLDGPTEGTDSTTIPQGTKLLGLKRENDEVHVNLSDNFTTGGGSASMIGRIGQVVYTATTLDPNAKVYIEVEGEQLDVLGGEGVELQQPLTRESFEQNYPL
- the accB gene encoding acetyl-CoA carboxylase biotin carboxyl carrier protein, translating into MPLEFNEIRQLLATIAQTDIAEVTLKSDDFELTVRKSSSRETPAAPNQIVEVGTSRVLESAVTTSSVQLSANPPSTIDKRLVEVPSPMVGTYYSAPAPGEPPFVKVGDRVRVGQTVCIIEAMKLMNEIEAEVSGQIMEILRQNGEPVEYGQALMRINPD
- the efp gene encoding elongation factor P, with the translated sequence MISSNDFRPGVSIVLDGNVWRVIEFLHVKPGKGSAFVRTKLRSVQNGSVVEKTFRAGETVPQANLEKSTMQHTYKEGDELVFMDMETYEESRLTVEQIGDRVKYLKEGMEVNVIRWGEQVLEVELPNSVVLEIVQTDPGIKGDTATGGTKPATLETGATVMVPLFVAQGERIKIDTREDKYLGRE
- a CDS encoding peptidylprolyl isomerase, with protein sequence MLHLSYSIMFNILKSWLKNSLMAILLVTIFLGIGTSGWTPPSNAALPAGNAITEGKALLRYALPIDNKPVRRLQASLEDIATQLRANRRWGAMSSDLKTASRILDKPTQILASVPEERQPQAEAWIAELKSGVDALQESVKVKDKEQILAGRNKLLDIVTQLEESMVEEFPFEVPAEYNNLPQLKGRATVAFETNKGDLTMVVDGYSAPVTAGNFVDLVQRGFYDGLEFTRSEESYVLQTGDPTGKEVGFIDPKTNKYRAVPLEILVEGDEEPTYGITLEEAGRYLDMPVLPFSSFGALAMARPETEANGGSSQFFFFLFEPELTPAGRNLLDGRYAVFGYLTEGKEILDKLKEGDKIESATVVQGIENLVQPQA
- a CDS encoding Uma2 family endonuclease, with translation MVTTPVTSITFEEYLTYDDGNSSHYELVDGRLELMNPPTIQHFLIAKLLEQVMDAEIKRCSLPWLCIRESGVRTGQTKSRLTDLCVVTLEQARELMNVSAVFQSPPLLIVEVVSPESVKRDYRYKRSEYAALEVPEYWIVDPLEGKISVLLLEEGLYEETVFTANQQIISQTFPELAIAVEQILDAGNLN
- the thiL gene encoding thiamine-phosphate kinase gives rise to the protein MTKVQDIGEQGVLAKLQRFCPPGMIGDDAAVLLTAPDKSLVVTTDVLVDGVHFSNVTTSPEDAGWRAVAANLSDLAAMGAFPIGITVGLGLPGELMVSWVERLYQGMTECLQKYNTVIVGGDIVRSPVTTISITAFGQVDPQKIIRRDAAQVGDAIVVTGVHGASHAGLQLLLHPELKQNLTDAEQRIFITAHQRPQPRLDVLPTLWEIPTFYPPSPHPSIAGMDSSDGLADAILQICHTSGVGAVLEASQIPLPATFSHWLTPDQALEYALYGGEDFELVLCLPEVIAHTLVTKLGDRAAIVGTITTGSQVILHDQQKKLPDQVLTLSRGFQHFT
- a CDS encoding type I glyceraldehyde-3-phosphate dehydrogenase, with amino-acid sequence MIRVAINGFGRIGRNFARCWVGRENSNIELIAINDTSDPRTNAHLLKYDSMLGKLKNADISADDNSIIVNGKTIKCVSDRNPENLPWKEWEIDLIIEATGVFTSRDGAQKHINAGAKKVLITAPGKNEDGTFVMGVNHHDYDHNQHHVISNASCTTNCLAPIAKVLNDKFGIIKGTMTTTHSYTGDQRLLDASHRDLRRARAAAINIVPTSTGAAKAVALVIPDLKGKLNGVALRVPTPNVSMVDFVVQVEKRTITEEVNQALKEASEGSLKGILDYSELQLVSSDYQGTDASSIIDSSLTIVMGNDLVKVMAWYDNEWGYSQRVLDLAELVAAKWA